In one Saccharibacillus brassicae genomic region, the following are encoded:
- a CDS encoding M20/M25/M40 family metallo-hydrolase has product MTEIAGASKVRLSDTTTRVFERLTADPAVRRAFEFLEADNDRTTDEQIELTEIEAPTFEEGEKGRAFARKLSDLGLEQVKTDEVGNVFGVRRGRGTGPALAVCAHLDTVFPRGTVVKARREGSRIYAPGIADDGRGLASVLTLLRALNEAGLVTEGDLVIGATVGEEGLGDLRGVKALFAARDDLDGFISIEPGAPDRITYLAAGSKRYKIVFRGPGGHSFGSFGTPSPIHALGRAIGKIADLEVPHEPKTTFNIGVIEGGTSVNTIAETAGMIVDMRSTSQERLERLEADVLELIRRAAQAENDRWRRPNAITTLVERVGDRPAGFQRSDSEIVQAAAGAGLAMGFRPILEGASSTDANIPIHLGIPAVTLGGGGDFGGAHTLNEYYDPTAAHLGVQKILLTLLGLVGLAETTEPLLPRRNADPA; this is encoded by the coding sequence ATGACCGAAATCGCCGGAGCTTCCAAAGTCCGCCTATCCGACACGACGACCCGCGTCTTCGAACGCCTGACGGCAGATCCGGCGGTCCGCCGCGCGTTCGAGTTTCTTGAAGCGGACAACGACCGCACGACCGACGAGCAGATTGAGCTGACCGAGATCGAAGCGCCGACGTTCGAAGAAGGGGAGAAAGGGCGCGCTTTCGCCCGTAAACTGTCCGATCTGGGCCTTGAACAGGTCAAGACCGACGAAGTCGGCAACGTGTTCGGCGTCCGGCGCGGCCGGGGCACGGGTCCGGCGCTCGCCGTCTGCGCGCATCTCGACACGGTGTTTCCGCGCGGGACGGTCGTCAAAGCGCGGCGCGAAGGCAGCCGTATCTACGCGCCGGGCATCGCCGACGACGGCCGCGGGCTGGCGTCCGTGCTGACGCTGCTGCGCGCGCTCAACGAAGCCGGACTGGTCACCGAAGGGGACCTCGTGATCGGCGCGACCGTCGGCGAAGAAGGGCTCGGCGACCTGCGCGGCGTCAAAGCGCTGTTCGCCGCCCGCGACGATCTCGACGGATTCATCTCGATCGAGCCGGGCGCGCCGGACCGGATCACGTATCTTGCGGCCGGCAGCAAGCGCTACAAGATCGTGTTCCGCGGCCCGGGCGGGCACAGCTTCGGCAGCTTCGGCACGCCGAGCCCGATCCATGCCCTCGGCCGCGCGATAGGCAAGATCGCCGATCTGGAAGTGCCGCACGAACCGAAAACAACGTTCAATATCGGCGTGATCGAAGGCGGCACGTCGGTCAATACGATCGCCGAGACGGCGGGCATGATCGTCGATATGCGTTCGACTTCGCAGGAGCGGCTGGAGCGGCTCGAAGCCGACGTGCTGGAGCTGATCCGCCGCGCGGCGCAGGCTGAGAACGATCGCTGGCGGCGTCCGAACGCGATTACGACGCTCGTCGAACGCGTCGGCGATCGCCCGGCGGGCTTCCAGCGGTCCGACAGCGAGATCGTGCAGGCGGCGGCCGGAGCGGGTCTTGCGATGGGCTTCCGTCCAATTCTGGAAGGAGCCAGCAGCACCGACGCCAACATCCCGATTCATCTCGGCATCCCGGCCGTGACGCTCGGCGGCGGCGGCGATTTCGGCGGCGCGCATACGCTGAACGAATACTACGACCCGACGGCTGCGCATCTCGGCGTGCAGAAGATTTTGCTGACGCTGCTCGGGCTGGTCGGACTGGCGGAGACGACCGAGCCGCTGCTGCCGCGCAGAAACGCCGATCCGGCGTGA
- a CDS encoding alpha/beta hydrolase family protein — MREGEMLLAAVNGIILLLLLSGRLRGAAANIAAAAGSGIVLLLHLGLEGPRWEMIPLYAMILLPLSSLRGVRRRRRKRVRLSIGAAALLYAAGAILLPIALPVFVFEPLAGPYRVGTATYVWTDVSRRQVHADEAGKRRKLLVQFWYPAEAKASGPAAPYLQHPHLFAQALGGHEGVPALLFDSMRLVRTRALEHAPLSGAQARYPVIVYSHGNRGWSGQSTFLTEQLASQGYIVVGIEHAGGTNVTMFPDGEVMPFYADAGTTLDNGAFDRLTDDVWVPDVKFVLDRLEELDGRKRTGGGIGEPGEARAGLRSSSAASDSSAGQGEMAGAAERFGGRLDLERAGIVGYSLGGAAAAQLLLGDDRLRAGIDMDGGLYGSLRAPRGFDRPFMLMSADRTFRAEAMSDEALAQIGASRSEYDDTVGELLERQAQAAAGGNYRLTLPNTDHTSFSDAPLYSPLLSAASGLDARGAHEVIRVYTVAFFDKYLKGEKVEQPALEAGTEGDYKLIQGP; from the coding sequence ATGAGAGAAGGAGAGATGCTGCTGGCGGCAGTGAACGGGATCATCCTGCTGCTGCTTCTGTCCGGGCGCCTGCGCGGGGCAGCGGCGAATATCGCGGCAGCCGCGGGATCGGGGATCGTACTGCTGCTGCATCTGGGGCTTGAAGGGCCGAGATGGGAAATGATCCCGCTGTACGCCATGATCCTGCTGCCGCTGTCGAGCTTACGCGGGGTTCGCCGTCGTCGGCGCAAAAGGGTGCGGCTGTCGATCGGTGCGGCGGCGCTGCTGTATGCAGCGGGAGCGATTCTGCTGCCGATCGCGCTGCCGGTGTTCGTGTTCGAGCCGCTTGCGGGGCCTTACCGCGTAGGCACGGCGACGTACGTCTGGACAGACGTCTCGCGCAGGCAGGTGCACGCGGACGAGGCCGGCAAGCGGCGGAAGCTGTTGGTGCAGTTCTGGTACCCGGCCGAGGCAAAAGCTTCCGGCCCGGCTGCGCCGTACCTGCAGCATCCGCATCTATTCGCGCAGGCGCTGGGCGGACACGAAGGCGTACCGGCGCTGCTGTTCGACAGTATGCGGCTGGTACGCACGCGTGCACTCGAACATGCGCCGCTGTCCGGCGCGCAGGCGCGGTATCCCGTCATCGTGTATTCGCACGGCAACCGCGGCTGGAGCGGCCAAAGTACGTTCCTGACCGAACAGCTCGCTTCGCAGGGGTATATCGTCGTCGGGATCGAGCATGCCGGCGGTACGAACGTCACCATGTTCCCGGACGGAGAAGTGATGCCGTTCTACGCCGATGCGGGAACGACGCTCGACAACGGGGCGTTCGACCGGCTGACGGACGACGTCTGGGTGCCGGACGTGAAGTTCGTGCTGGATCGGCTGGAAGAGCTGGACGGAAGAAAGAGAACAGGGGGCGGAATCGGGGAGCCTGGGGAGGCGCGGGCCGGGTTGAGGTCTTCTAGTGCCGCATCGGACAGCTCCGCCGGGCAGGGCGAAATGGCCGGAGCGGCGGAGCGATTTGGCGGCCGGCTCGATCTGGAGCGGGCGGGCATCGTCGGGTATTCGCTGGGCGGCGCGGCCGCGGCGCAGCTGCTGCTCGGCGACGACCGGCTGCGGGCCGGCATCGATATGGATGGCGGCTTGTACGGGTCGCTGCGCGCGCCGCGGGGCTTCGACCGGCCGTTTATGCTCATGAGCGCGGACCGCACATTCCGTGCGGAGGCCATGAGCGACGAAGCGTTGGCGCAAATCGGCGCTTCCCGGTCCGAATACGACGATACCGTCGGCGAACTGCTGGAACGTCAGGCCCAGGCGGCGGCCGGAGGCAATTACAGGTTGACGCTCCCAAATACCGACCATACCAGCTTCTCCGACGCGCCGCTGTATTCACCTCTGCTGTCGGCCGCATCCGGTCTGGACGCGCGCGGAGCGCATGAGGTGATCCGTGTCTATACGGTAGCTTTTTTTGACAAGTATCTGAAAGGGGAAAAAGTGGAGCAGCCTGCTCTCGAAGCGGGAACGGAGGGCGATTACAAGCTGATCCAAGGTCCATAA
- a CDS encoding cyclase family protein, which yields MTNDLLGALKLLKEKKWIDLTHTFGPDSPRFAAFEPAQFETLFTHDDGFFAQRFHLPGQYGTHLDAPIHFVRDARYLDELELKELVLPLIVIDKSAEAAADADYTLSAADIEAFEAQHGRIPPDSFVALRTDWSKRWPSQGAFENKDADGRSHAPGWSVEALELLLRQRGVQAVGHETFDTDSAADYARNGALLGEYYVLDQDVYQVELLNNLDLVPPTGAVIFNIVPKAEKASGFPVRSFAILP from the coding sequence ATGACCAACGATCTGCTCGGCGCGCTCAAACTGCTCAAGGAAAAGAAATGGATCGACCTGACCCACACGTTCGGACCGGACTCTCCGCGCTTCGCGGCGTTCGAGCCGGCGCAGTTCGAGACGCTGTTCACGCACGACGACGGCTTTTTCGCCCAGCGTTTCCATTTGCCCGGCCAGTACGGCACGCATCTCGACGCTCCCATCCATTTCGTGCGGGACGCGCGTTATCTCGACGAACTGGAACTGAAAGAGCTGGTGCTGCCGCTGATCGTGATCGACAAATCGGCCGAAGCGGCGGCGGATGCCGATTATACGCTGAGCGCGGCAGACATCGAAGCGTTCGAAGCGCAGCACGGCCGCATTCCGCCCGACAGCTTCGTCGCCCTGCGCACCGATTGGAGCAAGCGCTGGCCGAGCCAGGGCGCGTTCGAGAACAAGGACGCGGACGGCCGCAGCCATGCACCGGGCTGGTCGGTCGAAGCACTGGAACTGCTGCTGCGGCAGCGCGGCGTCCAGGCCGTCGGCCACGAGACGTTCGACACGGACTCCGCCGCGGATTATGCCCGCAACGGCGCGCTGCTCGGCGAATATTACGTGCTGGACCAAGACGTGTACCAGGTCGAGCTGCTGAACAATCTGGACCTTGTGCCGCCTACGGGTGCGGTCATCTTCAATATCGTGCCCAAAGCGGAAAAAGCGTCGGGGTTCCCGGTACGGTCTTTTGCCATCCTGCCCTGA
- a CDS encoding AAA family ATPase, whose translation MNMNPKAALHMLVGIPGSGKSVYARELASAVRGVIVSTDAVRLKLFGGETRQKNTYVIFDEAFREIEAALAAGRTVIFDATNVDRDRRAKFLKRFADERVECHVLDTLYETAQRRISGRKRKLDDKILAKYAKNLQFPLPGEGFAEVRLVHMPDAEALYGQAVALPDDGANVPSGSQSQGNELRLKLETLLRQEAGHDELFAELSAVPSFARMLGYDQGNPYHSRTLSQHTYAVLEYVNAFYGEEDRLEMQWTALLHDIGKPFCQVWKEARGHYSYFGHEHVSASIGCHLLKALGYGDDFVLDVTARIETHMEILHGGDAGASNLYHLLGGEMLARMYLFAEADTFGK comes from the coding sequence ATGAACATGAATCCGAAGGCAGCGCTCCACATGCTGGTCGGCATCCCCGGCAGCGGCAAAAGCGTCTACGCCCGAGAGCTGGCCAGCGCGGTCCGGGGCGTCATCGTCTCGACGGACGCGGTCCGGCTGAAGCTGTTCGGCGGCGAAACGCGGCAAAAAAACACCTACGTCATCTTTGACGAGGCGTTCCGGGAGATTGAAGCGGCTTTGGCGGCGGGGCGCACGGTCATCTTCGATGCGACCAACGTCGATCGCGACCGGCGCGCGAAGTTTCTGAAGCGATTTGCCGATGAACGCGTCGAATGCCATGTGCTCGATACGCTGTACGAGACGGCGCAGCGGCGCATCTCGGGCCGCAAGCGCAAGCTCGACGACAAGATTCTGGCCAAATACGCGAAGAATCTTCAGTTTCCGCTGCCCGGCGAAGGCTTCGCCGAAGTGCGTCTCGTGCATATGCCGGACGCGGAAGCGCTGTACGGACAAGCTGTGGCGCTGCCCGATGATGGCGCGAACGTCCCAAGCGGATCGCAATCGCAGGGCAACGAGCTGCGCCTCAAGCTGGAAACGCTGCTGCGGCAGGAAGCCGGCCATGACGAACTGTTTGCCGAACTGTCGGCTGTCCCGTCGTTTGCCCGCATGCTCGGCTACGATCAGGGCAATCCGTATCACAGTCGCACGCTGTCCCAGCATACGTACGCGGTGCTGGAATACGTGAACGCTTTTTACGGCGAAGAAGACCGGCTTGAGATGCAGTGGACGGCGCTGCTGCACGACATCGGCAAACCGTTCTGCCAAGTGTGGAAAGAAGCCCGCGGACATTATTCGTACTTCGGGCACGAGCACGTATCCGCTTCGATCGGCTGCCATCTGCTGAAGGCGCTCGGATACGGCGACGACTTCGTGCTCGACGTGACCGCGCGGATCGAGACCCATATGGAGATTCTGCACGGCGGAGACGCCGGCGCTTCGAATCTCTATCACCTGTTGGGCGGCGAGATGCTCGCCCGCATGTATTTGTTCGCGGAAGCCGATACGTTCGGCAAATAA